The following coding sequences lie in one Amycolatopsis cihanbeyliensis genomic window:
- a CDS encoding carbohydrate kinase family protein — protein MRIAVTGSIATDHLMSFSGRFSDQFVADQLENVSLSFLVEQLDIRRGGVAANIAFALGRLGLSPVLVGAVGKDFDDYRSWLDRHGVDTKSVHVSPDKHTARFLCTTDSTQNQIASFYAGAMSEAREIELNTVTDRVGDLDLVLIAPDDPEAMLRHTEECRQRGITFAADISQQLAIMPGEDVRNLVEGASYLFTNEYEASLLLKHTGWSTDQVLERVGSWVTTYGPKGVRIEGKGHDPVVVDVVPEVEAVEPTGVGDAFRAGFLWGLSRKMTMERAAQAGCVLAGIVLETVGPQEYPLDRAEFSNRVAKAYGADAAAEIESKLRV, from the coding sequence ATGCGCATCGCGGTGACCGGCTCGATCGCGACCGACCATCTGATGTCGTTCTCCGGCCGGTTCAGCGACCAGTTCGTCGCCGACCAGCTGGAGAACGTCTCGCTGTCGTTCCTGGTCGAGCAGCTGGACATTCGTCGAGGCGGGGTGGCCGCGAACATCGCGTTCGCGCTGGGTCGCCTCGGCCTGTCGCCGGTGCTGGTCGGCGCCGTCGGCAAGGATTTCGACGACTACCGGTCGTGGCTGGACCGGCACGGCGTGGACACGAAGTCCGTGCACGTCTCGCCGGACAAGCACACGGCCCGGTTCCTGTGTACGACGGACTCGACGCAGAACCAGATCGCGTCCTTCTACGCGGGTGCGATGAGCGAGGCAAGGGAGATCGAGCTGAACACGGTCACCGACCGCGTCGGTGACCTCGATCTCGTGCTCATCGCGCCGGACGACCCCGAGGCCATGCTGCGGCACACCGAGGAGTGCAGGCAGCGCGGCATCACCTTCGCCGCGGACATCTCGCAGCAGTTGGCGATCATGCCCGGCGAGGACGTCCGCAACCTGGTGGAGGGCGCTTCCTACCTGTTCACCAACGAGTACGAGGCATCCCTGCTGCTCAAGCACACCGGCTGGTCCACGGACCAGGTGCTGGAGCGCGTCGGCAGCTGGGTGACCACGTACGGGCCGAAGGGCGTGCGCATCGAGGGCAAGGGCCACGACCCGGTCGTGGTGGACGTGGTGCCCGAGGTCGAGGCGGTGGAGCCGACCGGCGTCGGGGACGCGTTCCGGGCGGGCTTCCTGTGGGGTCTGAGCCGCAAGATGACCATGGAGCGCGCCGCGCAGGCGGGTTGTGTGCTCGCGGGCATCGTGCTCGAGACCGTCGGCCCGCAGGAGTACCCGCTGGATCGGGCCGAGTTCTCCAACCGGGTGGCCAAGGCTTACGGGGCGGACGCCGCGGCCGAGATCGAGTCCAAACTACGAGTATGA
- the ahcY gene encoding adenosylhomocysteinase produces MSEKFQKVGGLEFAVADLSLAEAGRHQIRLAEHEMPGLMATRKEYAASKPLKGARVAGSLHMTVQTAVLIETLVELGAEVRWVSCNIFSTQDEAAAAVVVGPNGTPAKPAGVPVFAWKGETLEEYWWCTNQLFQFGDQGPNMLLDDGGDATLLVHKGVEFETAGAVPETAENDPDEYKVVLATLRKSLADDTKRFTRIAENIKGVTEETTTGVHRLYEFAKTGELLFPAINVNDSVTKSKFDNKYGCRHSLVDGINRATDTLIAGKVAVIAGYGDVGKGSAESLRGQGARVIITEIDPICALQAAMEGYEVTTIDQVIDKADIFVTTTGNFDIITAEHMAKMKHQAIVGNIGHFDNEIDMAGLEKTPGIKKVEIKPQVHEYVFPDGHSIIVLSEGRLLNLGNATGHPSFVMSNSFANQTIAQIELFTKTDEYDKQVYVLPKHLDEKVARLHLDALGVKLTKLTKEQAEYIGVDVEGPYKPDHYRY; encoded by the coding sequence ATGAGCGAGAAGTTCCAGAAGGTGGGCGGCCTCGAGTTCGCCGTCGCCGACCTGTCGCTGGCCGAGGCCGGCCGGCACCAGATCCGGCTCGCCGAGCACGAGATGCCGGGCCTGATGGCCACTCGCAAGGAGTACGCGGCGTCCAAACCGCTCAAGGGCGCGCGGGTCGCCGGCTCGCTGCACATGACCGTGCAGACGGCGGTGCTGATCGAGACGCTGGTCGAGCTCGGTGCCGAGGTGCGCTGGGTGTCCTGCAACATCTTCTCCACCCAGGACGAGGCCGCGGCCGCCGTCGTGGTCGGCCCGAACGGCACCCCGGCCAAGCCCGCGGGTGTCCCGGTGTTCGCCTGGAAGGGCGAGACGCTGGAGGAGTACTGGTGGTGCACCAACCAGCTGTTCCAGTTCGGTGACCAGGGCCCGAACATGCTGCTGGACGACGGTGGCGACGCGACCCTGCTGGTGCACAAGGGCGTCGAGTTCGAGACCGCGGGCGCGGTGCCGGAGACGGCCGAGAACGACCCGGACGAGTACAAGGTGGTGCTGGCGACGCTGCGCAAGAGCCTCGCCGACGACACCAAGCGGTTCACCAGGATCGCCGAGAACATCAAGGGTGTCACCGAGGAGACCACCACCGGCGTGCACCGGCTCTACGAGTTCGCCAAGACGGGTGAGCTGCTGTTCCCGGCGATCAACGTGAACGACTCGGTCACCAAGTCGAAGTTCGACAACAAGTACGGCTGCCGTCACTCCCTTGTGGACGGCATCAACCGGGCGACCGACACGCTGATCGCCGGCAAGGTCGCCGTCATCGCGGGCTACGGCGATGTCGGCAAGGGCTCGGCGGAGTCGCTGCGCGGCCAGGGTGCTCGGGTGATCATCACCGAGATCGACCCGATCTGCGCGCTGCAGGCGGCGATGGAGGGCTACGAGGTCACCACGATCGACCAGGTCATCGACAAGGCCGACATCTTCGTGACCACGACCGGTAACTTCGACATCATCACCGCCGAGCACATGGCGAAGATGAAGCACCAGGCGATCGTGGGCAACATCGGCCACTTCGACAACGAGATCGACATGGCCGGTCTGGAGAAGACCCCCGGCATCAAGAAGGTCGAGATCAAGCCGCAGGTGCACGAGTACGTGTTCCCGGACGGTCACTCGATCATCGTGCTCTCCGAGGGCAGGCTGCTGAACCTCGGCAACGCCACCGGGCACCCGAGCTTCGTGATGTCGAACAGCTTCGCCAACCAGACGATCGCGCAGATCGAGCTGTTCACCAAGACCGACGAGTACGACAAGCAGGTCTACGTGCTGCCGAAGCACCTCGACGAGAAGGTGGCCAGGCTGCACCTGGACGCGCTCGGCGTGAAGCTGACCAAGCTGACCAAGGAGCAGGCCGAGTACATCGGCGTCGACGTCGAGGGACCCTACAAGCCCGACCACTACCGCTACTGA
- a CDS encoding peroxiredoxin-like family protein, whose protein sequence is MGVHEGIGSVVAARELTSVSGAPVPVPDPRDLVHLQFRRFAGCPVCNLHLRSVVRRHAEIEAAGVREVVVFHSPAGELLEHVTDLPFAVVADPDKRLYREFGVESAPRSLAHPKAWPMIAAAVLRSGWAILSGRERGPAAAPHGGRFGLPAEFLIAGDGTVLARKYGEHVYDQWSVDELLRFAAR, encoded by the coding sequence ATGGGCGTGCACGAGGGGATCGGCTCCGTTGTGGCCGCACGGGAGCTCACCAGCGTGTCGGGTGCCCCGGTTCCCGTCCCGGACCCGCGAGACCTGGTCCACCTGCAGTTTCGCCGGTTCGCGGGCTGCCCCGTCTGCAACCTGCACCTGCGGTCGGTGGTCCGGCGGCATGCCGAGATCGAGGCGGCGGGCGTACGCGAGGTCGTCGTGTTCCACTCCCCGGCCGGCGAGCTACTCGAGCATGTGACCGATCTCCCGTTCGCGGTCGTTGCCGACCCGGACAAGCGGCTCTACCGGGAGTTCGGTGTGGAATCGGCGCCCCGCTCACTGGCGCACCCGAAGGCATGGCCGATGATCGCCGCGGCTGTGCTGCGCAGCGGGTGGGCCATCCTCAGCGGCCGGGAACGCGGGCCCGCGGCCGCCCCGCACGGCGGGCGGTTCGGTCTCCCCGCCGAGTTCCTGATCGCGGGCGACGGGACCGTGCTCGCCCGCAAGTACGGCGAACACGTGTACGACCAGTGGTCGGTCGACGAACTACTGCGATTCGCGGCCCGGTAG
- the metH gene encoding methionine synthase: MDSPFLTELNKRVLVADGGMGTALQAYDLTLDDFAQLEGCNEILNETRPDVVSSVYRGFLEAGSDAIETNTFGTNLANLGEYDIPERIRELAEMGSVLARQAADEFATPEWPRFVLGSMGPGTKLPTLGHAPYADLRDAYVENALGMLDGGIDAVLVETSQDLLQTKAAIVGAKRAMEQVGRRVPIIAQVTVEQTGTMLVGSEIGAALLALEPLGIDLIGMNCATGPAEMSEHLRVLAQHARVPISVMPNAGLPVLGPNGAEYPLTPDELAEALAGFVTEFGTRLVGGCCGTTPEHLRQVAAAVRELEVRPREPERQPGLSSVYQPVPFDQDASILMVGERTNANGSKAFRTAMLDERYSDCVEIAKSQTREGAHVLDLCVDYVGRDGTHDMRELAGMLATASTLPVMVDSTEPEVIQAGLEHLGGRCAINSVNYEDGTEPGGRYDKVMRMAVEHGAAVVVTCIDEEGQARTADWKLRVAERAITDLTENWGLEKSAIIVDCLVFPITTGQEEVRKDAIETINAIRLLKDKHPETQTTLGLSNVSFGLNPAARQVLNSVFLHECQQAGLDSAIVNSSKILPMNKIEEEPRQVALDLVYDRRSEGYDPLQKLMQLFEGKTASSTGASRAEELAKLPLFERLERRIVDGERNGLDEDLEAARQEKRPLEIINQNLLAGMKVVGDLFGSGQMQLPFVLQSAEVMKAAVAYLEPYMEKDDSGGKGKLLLATVKGDVHDIGKNLVDIIVSNNGYDVVNIGIKQPINVILDAAEEHKVDAIGMSGLLVKSTVIMKDNLLEMNSRGVADKYPVLLGGAALTRTFVENDLDEVYQGDVRYAKDAFEGLNLMDRLMAIKRGETPEDDEAEQAKKAERKARRERSLRIAEKRKAEQGEEPSPDDTTRSDVDVSVSVPNPPFWGSKVVKGVATAEYLSLLDERATFFGQWGLRGAKKGEGPSYEELVETEGRPRLRAWMDELSTAGILQHAALVYGYFPCYSEGNDLIVLDKEEPDAPERLRFRFPRQRRDRRLCLADFFRSKEKAEETGQVDVLPMQLVTMGQPIADYANDLFAKDAYRDYLEIHGLGVQLTEALAEYWHRRVRQELLFPSGTSVAAEDPEEVEQYFKLGYRGARFSFGYGACPDIEDRAKIVDLLEPDRIGVELSEEFQLHPEQSTDALVLHHPEAKYFNT, encoded by the coding sequence ATGGACAGTCCGTTCCTCACGGAGCTGAACAAGCGGGTACTGGTCGCCGATGGCGGCATGGGGACCGCGCTGCAGGCCTACGACCTCACGCTGGACGACTTCGCCCAGCTCGAGGGCTGCAACGAGATCCTCAACGAGACCCGCCCGGATGTGGTCAGCTCGGTCTACCGGGGTTTCCTCGAGGCCGGGTCGGACGCGATCGAGACGAACACGTTCGGTACCAACCTCGCCAACCTCGGCGAGTACGACATCCCCGAGCGCATCCGCGAACTCGCGGAGATGGGGTCCGTACTCGCCAGGCAGGCGGCCGACGAGTTCGCCACGCCGGAGTGGCCGCGGTTCGTGCTCGGCTCGATGGGGCCGGGCACGAAACTGCCCACCCTCGGCCACGCGCCCTACGCCGACCTGCGGGACGCCTATGTCGAGAACGCCCTCGGCATGCTCGACGGCGGGATCGACGCGGTGCTGGTGGAGACCTCGCAGGACCTGCTGCAGACCAAGGCCGCGATCGTCGGCGCGAAGCGGGCCATGGAGCAGGTCGGCAGGCGGGTACCGATCATCGCCCAGGTCACCGTGGAGCAGACCGGGACGATGCTGGTCGGCTCGGAGATCGGCGCGGCGCTGCTCGCGCTGGAGCCGCTCGGCATCGACCTGATCGGGATGAACTGCGCCACGGGGCCGGCGGAGATGAGTGAGCACCTGCGGGTGCTCGCCCAGCACGCGCGGGTGCCGATCTCGGTGATGCCGAACGCCGGGTTGCCGGTGCTCGGGCCGAACGGCGCGGAGTACCCGTTGACCCCGGACGAGCTGGCCGAGGCGCTGGCCGGGTTCGTCACCGAGTTCGGCACGCGGCTGGTCGGTGGGTGCTGCGGCACCACGCCCGAGCACCTGCGGCAGGTCGCCGCGGCCGTCCGCGAGCTGGAGGTACGGCCCCGGGAGCCGGAGCGTCAGCCGGGGCTGTCCTCGGTGTACCAGCCGGTCCCGTTCGACCAGGACGCCAGCATCCTGATGGTCGGCGAGCGGACCAACGCCAACGGTTCCAAGGCGTTCCGCACGGCCATGCTGGACGAGCGCTACTCCGACTGCGTGGAGATCGCCAAGTCGCAGACCCGCGAGGGCGCGCACGTGCTGGACCTGTGCGTGGACTATGTCGGTCGGGACGGCACGCACGACATGCGGGAGCTGGCAGGCATGCTGGCCACGGCGTCCACGCTGCCGGTCATGGTCGACTCCACCGAGCCCGAGGTCATCCAGGCGGGCCTCGAGCACCTCGGCGGCCGGTGTGCGATCAACTCGGTGAACTACGAGGACGGCACCGAGCCCGGCGGGCGCTACGACAAGGTCATGCGGATGGCGGTGGAGCACGGCGCCGCCGTCGTGGTGACCTGCATCGACGAGGAGGGGCAGGCCCGGACCGCGGACTGGAAGCTGCGGGTCGCCGAGCGTGCGATCACCGACCTGACCGAGAACTGGGGTCTGGAGAAGTCGGCGATCATCGTGGACTGCCTCGTCTTCCCGATCACCACCGGGCAGGAGGAGGTCCGCAAGGACGCGATCGAGACGATCAACGCGATCCGCCTGCTCAAGGACAAGCACCCGGAGACGCAGACCACACTCGGTCTTTCCAACGTGTCCTTCGGGCTCAACCCGGCGGCGCGGCAGGTGCTGAACTCGGTGTTCCTGCACGAGTGCCAGCAGGCCGGGCTGGACTCGGCGATCGTGAACTCCTCGAAGATCCTGCCGATGAACAAGATCGAGGAGGAGCCGCGCCAGGTCGCGCTGGATCTGGTCTACGACCGGCGCAGCGAGGGTTACGACCCGCTGCAGAAGCTGATGCAGCTCTTCGAGGGCAAGACCGCGTCCTCGACCGGTGCCTCGCGGGCCGAGGAGTTGGCGAAGCTGCCGCTGTTCGAGCGGCTGGAGCGGCGGATCGTCGACGGCGAGCGCAACGGGCTGGACGAGGATCTCGAGGCGGCACGGCAGGAGAAAAGGCCGCTGGAGATCATCAACCAGAACCTGCTCGCCGGGATGAAGGTCGTCGGTGACCTGTTCGGCTCCGGGCAGATGCAACTGCCGTTCGTGCTCCAGTCGGCCGAGGTGATGAAGGCCGCGGTGGCCTACCTCGAGCCGTACATGGAGAAGGACGACTCCGGTGGCAAGGGCAAGCTGCTGCTGGCCACGGTGAAGGGCGATGTGCACGACATCGGCAAGAACCTGGTCGACATCATCGTGTCCAACAACGGCTACGACGTGGTCAACATCGGGATCAAGCAGCCGATCAACGTCATCCTGGACGCCGCCGAGGAGCACAAGGTGGACGCCATCGGCATGTCCGGCCTGCTGGTCAAGTCGACGGTGATCATGAAGGACAACCTGCTCGAGATGAACTCTCGAGGGGTTGCCGATAAGTACCCGGTTCTGCTCGGTGGCGCGGCTCTGACCAGGACCTTCGTCGAGAACGACCTGGACGAGGTCTACCAGGGCGACGTCCGTTACGCCAAGGACGCCTTCGAGGGGCTCAACCTGATGGACCGGCTGATGGCCATCAAGCGCGGGGAGACCCCGGAGGACGACGAGGCGGAACAGGCCAAGAAGGCCGAGCGCAAGGCGCGCCGCGAGCGTTCGCTGCGGATCGCCGAGAAGCGCAAGGCCGAGCAGGGCGAGGAGCCGAGCCCGGACGACACCACTCGGTCCGATGTGGACGTCAGCGTGTCGGTGCCCAATCCGCCGTTCTGGGGCTCGAAGGTCGTCAAGGGGGTCGCCACCGCGGAATACCTGTCCCTTTTGGATGAGCGGGCGACGTTCTTCGGCCAGTGGGGCCTGCGTGGCGCCAAGAAGGGCGAGGGACCCTCCTATGAGGAGCTCGTGGAGACCGAGGGCAGGCCGCGGCTGCGGGCCTGGATGGACGAGCTGTCCACCGCGGGCATCCTGCAGCACGCCGCGCTGGTGTACGGGTACTTCCCGTGCTACTCCGAAGGCAACGATCTGATCGTGCTGGACAAGGAGGAGCCCGACGCGCCGGAGCGGCTGCGGTTCCGTTTCCCGCGCCAGCGCAGGGATCGGCGGCTGTGCCTCGCCGACTTCTTCCGCTCGAAGGAGAAGGCCGAGGAGACCGGCCAGGTCGACGTGTTGCCGATGCAGCTGGTGACGATGGGCCAGCCGATCGCGGACTACGCCAACGACCTGTTCGCGAAGGACGCCTACCGGGACTACCTGGAGATCCACGGCCTCGGCGTGCAGCTCACCGAGGCGCTGGCCGAGTACTGGCACCGCAGGGTCCGGCAGGAACTGTTGTTCCCCTCGGGCACCTCGGTTGCCGCCGAGGACCCGGAGGAGGTCGAGCAGTACTTCAAGCTCGGCTACCGGGGTGCCCGGTTCTCCTTCGGTTACGGCGCCTGCCCGGATATCGAGGATCGGGCGAAGATCGTCGACCTGCTGGAGCCGGACCGGATCGGGGTCGAGCTCTCCGAGGAGTTCCAGCTCCATCCGGAACAGTCCACCGACGCTCTCGTGCTGCACCACCCGGAAGCGAAGTACTTCAATACCTGA
- the metK gene encoding methionine adenosyltransferase has translation MSTNRRLFTSESVTEGHPDKMSDAISDTILDAMLAADPRSRVAVETLITTGQVHIAGEVTTDAYVDVPALVRDKVLDIGYDSSAKGFDGASCGVNVAIDAQSPDIAQGVDTAYESRLENALDDLDKQGAGDQGLMFGYASTDTPELMPLPIALAHRLSRRLTEVRKNGTVPYLRPDGKTQVTIEYNGEEPVRLDTVVISSQHADGIDLDSMLAVDLREKVIAPELESLGLDAKEPKLLINPTGRFVVGGPMGDAGLTGRKIIVDTYGGMARHGGGAFSGKDPSKVDRSAAYATRWVAKNVVAAGLAERVEIQVAYAIGKAAPVGLFVETFGTEKVAPEKIQKALDEVFDLRPAAIIRDLDLLRPIYAQTASYGHFGRGDLDLPWERTDKAAALKDIATS, from the coding sequence TTGAGTACTAATCGCAGGCTGTTCACCAGCGAGTCGGTCACCGAGGGCCACCCGGACAAGATGTCCGACGCGATCAGCGACACCATCCTGGACGCGATGCTGGCCGCCGACCCGCGCAGCCGGGTCGCGGTCGAGACGCTGATCACCACGGGTCAGGTGCACATCGCGGGCGAGGTCACCACCGATGCCTACGTGGACGTCCCGGCGCTGGTCCGGGACAAGGTCCTGGATATCGGCTACGACTCCTCCGCGAAGGGCTTCGACGGCGCCTCCTGCGGGGTGAACGTCGCCATCGACGCACAGTCCCCGGACATCGCGCAGGGTGTGGACACCGCCTACGAGAGCAGGCTGGAGAACGCCCTCGACGACCTGGACAAGCAGGGTGCGGGCGACCAGGGCCTGATGTTCGGCTACGCCTCCACCGACACGCCGGAACTGATGCCGCTGCCGATCGCGCTCGCCCACCGGCTCTCCCGCAGGCTGACCGAGGTCCGCAAGAACGGCACGGTCCCCTACCTGCGCCCGGACGGCAAGACGCAGGTGACCATCGAGTACAACGGCGAGGAGCCGGTCCGGCTGGACACCGTGGTCATCTCCAGCCAGCACGCCGACGGCATCGACCTCGACTCCATGCTGGCCGTCGACCTGCGGGAGAAGGTCATCGCCCCGGAGCTGGAGTCCCTCGGCCTCGACGCCAAGGAGCCGAAGCTCCTGATCAACCCGACCGGCCGGTTCGTGGTCGGCGGGCCGATGGGTGACGCGGGTCTCACCGGCCGCAAGATCATCGTGGACACCTACGGCGGCATGGCCCGGCACGGTGGTGGCGCCTTCTCCGGCAAGGACCCCTCGAAGGTGGACCGTTCGGCCGCGTACGCGACCCGCTGGGTGGCCAAGAACGTGGTCGCCGCCGGGCTGGCCGAGCGCGTCGAGATCCAGGTCGCCTACGCGATCGGCAAGGCCGCCCCGGTCGGGCTGTTCGTGGAGACCTTCGGCACCGAGAAGGTCGCGCCGGAGAAGATCCAGAAGGCCCTCGACGAGGTGTTCGACCTGCGTCCCGCCGCGATCATCCGGGACCTGGACCTGCTGCGCCCGATCTACGCGCAGACCGCCTCCTACGGCCACTTCGGTCGGGGCGACCTGGACCTGCCGTGGGAGCGCACCGACAAGGCCGCGGCGCTGAAGGACATCGCGACATCGTAA
- a CDS encoding DUF2267 domain-containing protein, producing the protein MKHDQFIGRVQARARLASRGEAEGITRATLETLGERIPERVADHVAAQLPIEIGEHLRRTVTMGGAGSGERFGIDAFAERVAERGHTTPPQAVYGSRVVLEVIGEATEGVVEKVRDSLPGELRGLVDTGSSGPLS; encoded by the coding sequence ATGAAACACGACCAGTTCATCGGCCGGGTGCAGGCGCGAGCCCGCCTTGCCAGCAGGGGAGAAGCGGAAGGTATCACCAGGGCCACCCTGGAGACGCTGGGCGAGCGGATACCCGAGCGGGTCGCCGACCATGTCGCCGCGCAACTGCCCATCGAGATCGGCGAGCACCTGCGCCGCACGGTCACCATGGGCGGCGCGGGTTCCGGTGAGCGGTTCGGCATCGACGCGTTCGCCGAGCGGGTCGCCGAACGCGGGCACACCACGCCACCGCAGGCGGTCTACGGCTCCCGGGTGGTGCTCGAGGTGATCGGCGAGGCCACCGAGGGCGTGGTGGAGAAGGTCCGCGACTCGCTGCCCGGCGAGTTACGT
- a CDS encoding class I SAM-dependent methyltransferase, with protein sequence MAEKPGTGVNGVNGDVQAHPEQEFGADPLLVRDTDHYTDEYVKGFVDKWDDLIDWKKRYESEGRFFVDLLKSRGVKSVLDVATGTGFHSVRLIEEGFDTVSVDGSPEMLVKAFENGQNYGGHVLRVVHADWRWLNRDVHGEFDAVICLGNSFTHLFSERDRRKALAEFYAVLKHDGVLILDQRNYDAILDNGFSSKHTYYYCGDSVSAEPEYVDDGLARFRYSFPDKSQYHLNMYPLRKDYTRRLLREVGFQRVETYGDFQDTFAADEPDFLVHVAEKNYLRTTDDRLNYSTAVNVARDYYNSQDADNFYYNIWGGEDIHVGLYETPDEEIAPASRRTVQRMASKLQIGKDSHVLDVGAGYGGAARYLAKTYGCKVSCLNLSEVENTRNRQMNEQQGLSHLIDVVDGSFEDLPFEDNQFTVVWSQDAMLHSGDRVRVLQEIVRVLKPRGEIVFTDPMAADGCDKSALRPILDRLHLESMGSPAFYRRELNRLGVASIEFEDHTQQLSTHYGRVLQETERREAEIADNVSVEYITRMKLGLQHWVNGGQGGNLSWGIFYVRA encoded by the coding sequence ATGGCTGAAAAGCCCGGTACCGGCGTCAATGGAGTCAATGGAGACGTCCAGGCTCACCCGGAACAGGAATTTGGTGCAGATCCGTTACTCGTTCGAGACACGGACCACTACACCGACGAGTATGTTAAAGGGTTCGTTGATAAGTGGGACGATCTGATCGACTGGAAGAAGCGTTACGAAAGTGAGGGCCGCTTCTTCGTCGACCTGCTCAAGTCCCGCGGTGTGAAGTCCGTCCTGGATGTCGCCACGGGTACGGGGTTCCACTCGGTACGGCTGATCGAGGAGGGCTTCGACACGGTCAGCGTCGACGGCAGCCCCGAGATGCTGGTGAAGGCCTTCGAGAACGGGCAGAACTACGGCGGTCACGTCCTGCGGGTCGTGCACGCCGACTGGCGGTGGCTCAACCGTGACGTGCACGGCGAGTTCGACGCGGTGATCTGCCTCGGCAACTCCTTCACCCACCTGTTCTCCGAGCGGGACCGGCGCAAGGCGCTGGCGGAGTTCTACGCCGTGCTCAAGCACGACGGCGTGCTGATCCTTGACCAGCGCAACTACGACGCGATCCTGGACAACGGGTTCTCCAGCAAGCACACCTACTACTACTGCGGCGACTCGGTGAGCGCCGAACCGGAGTACGTGGACGACGGGCTGGCGCGCTTCCGCTACAGCTTCCCGGACAAGTCGCAGTACCACCTGAACATGTACCCGCTGCGCAAGGACTACACCCGTAGGTTGCTGCGCGAGGTGGGTTTCCAGCGGGTGGAGACCTATGGTGACTTCCAGGACACCTTCGCCGCGGACGAGCCGGACTTCCTCGTTCACGTCGCGGAGAAGAACTACCTGAGGACCACCGACGACCGGCTGAACTACTCCACTGCCGTCAACGTCGCGCGGGACTACTACAACTCCCAGGATGCGGACAACTTCTACTACAACATCTGGGGCGGCGAGGACATCCACGTCGGGCTGTACGAGACCCCGGACGAGGAGATCGCGCCGGCGAGCCGCCGCACCGTGCAGCGGATGGCGAGCAAGTTGCAGATCGGCAAGGACAGCCACGTGCTGGATGTCGGCGCGGGCTACGGCGGTGCCGCCAGGTATCTGGCGAAGACCTACGGCTGCAAGGTGTCCTGCCTCAACCTCAGTGAGGTGGAGAACACCCGTAACCGGCAGATGAACGAGCAGCAGGGCCTGAGCCACCTCATCGATGTGGTGGACGGCTCGTTCGAGGACCTCCCGTTCGAGGACAACCAGTTCACCGTGGTCTGGTCGCAGGATGCGATGCTGCACAGCGGTGACCGGGTGCGGGTGCTGCAGGAGATCGTCCGGGTGCTCAAGCCACGGGGTGAGATCGTGTTCACCGACCCGATGGCCGCGGACGGTTGCGACAAGTCCGCGCTTCGACCGATCCTCGACAGGCTGCACCTAGAATCCATGGGGTCGCCCGCGTTCTACCGGCGCGAACTGAACCGGCTGGGCGTTGCCTCGATCGAGTTCGAGGATCACACTCAGCAGTTGTCGACCCACTATGGTCGTGTCCTGCAGGAAACGGAACGACGGGAGGCGGAAATCGCCGACAACGTGAGTGTCGAATACATCACACGGATGAAGCTGGGCTTGCAGCACTGGGTCAACGGTGGCCAGGGAGGAAATCTCTCATGGGGAATCTTCTACGTGCGTGCCTGA
- a CDS encoding mycobacterial-type methylenetetrahydrofolate reductase — protein sequence MNTIALELVPPEIEGGAQRSVEEGQKVAEACRASGLTDAIQHVMIPGMIAEEDDRPVEMKPRMDVLDFWNALRPKLGDMRGLCTQVTAFHDKPALTSRLNELRDAGMDGIIFVGVPRTMSDGDGPGMAPTDALAEFTGVVPNRGAILIPTRDGELGRFGFKCDRGATFGMTQLLYSDAIVGFLRDFAAQSNHRPEILLSFGFVPKVEQRIKLIDWLIQDPGNPAVKEEQELVAKLADSSFEERKRELVELYKRVTDGVGELGFPLSIHLEAPYGVNKPAFEVFSEMLAHYSPLAS from the coding sequence ATGAACACGATCGCACTCGAGCTGGTACCGCCCGAGATCGAGGGCGGCGCGCAGCGGTCGGTCGAGGAGGGCCAGAAGGTGGCCGAGGCCTGCCGCGCGAGCGGGCTGACCGACGCCATCCAGCACGTGATGATCCCCGGCATGATCGCCGAGGAGGACGACCGCCCGGTCGAGATGAAGCCCAGGATGGACGTGCTGGACTTCTGGAACGCACTTCGTCCCAAGCTGGGTGACATGCGGGGGCTGTGCACGCAGGTCACCGCCTTCCACGACAAGCCGGCGCTGACGTCTCGGCTGAACGAGCTGCGTGACGCGGGTATGGACGGGATCATCTTCGTCGGCGTGCCCCGCACGATGAGCGACGGTGACGGCCCCGGCATGGCGCCGACCGACGCGCTGGCCGAGTTCACCGGCGTGGTCCCGAACCGGGGCGCGATCCTCATTCCCACGCGAGACGGCGAGCTGGGCCGTTTCGGCTTCAAGTGCGATCGGGGCGCGACCTTCGGCATGACCCAGCTGCTCTACTCCGACGCGATCGTCGGCTTCCTGCGCGACTTCGCCGCGCAGAGCAACCACCGCCCGGAGATCCTCCTTTCGTTCGGCTTCGTCCCCAAGGTCGAGCAGCGGATCAAGCTGATCGACTGGCTCATCCAGGATCCCGGCAACCCGGCGGTCAAGGAGGAGCAGGAACTTGTCGCCAAGCTGGCCGACTCCTCGTTCGAGGAGCGCAAGCGCGAGCTCGTGGAGCTCTACAAGCGCGTGACCGACGGCGTGGGCGAGTTGGGCTTCCCGCTGAGCATCCACCTCGAGGCGCCCTACGGCGTGAACAAGCCCGCCTTCGAGGTCTTCAGCGAGATGCTGGCCCACTACAGCCCGCTCGCGTCCTGA